Proteins encoded within one genomic window of Rossellomorea vietnamensis:
- a CDS encoding glucose-1-phosphate adenylyltransferase, whose product MAKGRCVAMLLAGGKGSRLSSLTKSLAKPAVPFGGKYRIIDFTLSNCTNSGIDTVGVLTQYQPLVLNSYIGIGSAWDLDRKNGGVTVLPPYAESSEMRWYTGTASAIYQNMNYLEQYDPEYVLILSGDHIYKMDYSKMLDYHIEKKADVSISVIEVGWDEASRFGLMNTNEDMRVTEFEEKPPFPKSNLASMGIYIFNYSVLKDYLEMDERNPDSSHDFGKDVIPLLLDEKKKLMAYPFEGYWKDVGTVKSLWEANMDLIDEENELNLFDHDWRVYSVNPNEPPQYISEDALVEGSLVNEGCTIEGTIQKSVLFQGTTVKKGAHVSRSVIMPDAVVEENAYIEQAIVPSNVRVPKGLCIMPEEGSDEVILVTESFIETLLEQERV is encoded by the coding sequence ATGGCAAAAGGAAGATGTGTGGCCATGTTGTTAGCAGGTGGAAAAGGGAGCAGGTTAAGTTCATTGACGAAAAGTCTTGCGAAACCCGCCGTACCATTTGGAGGAAAGTACCGTATCATTGATTTCACCCTGAGCAATTGCACGAACTCAGGCATCGACACGGTCGGAGTTCTTACCCAGTACCAGCCCCTCGTATTGAATTCTTATATCGGGATCGGGAGTGCGTGGGATCTTGACCGCAAGAACGGTGGTGTGACCGTCCTGCCCCCATATGCAGAATCATCCGAAATGCGCTGGTATACAGGGACTGCCAGTGCCATCTATCAAAATATGAATTACCTTGAGCAATACGATCCCGAGTACGTATTGATTCTGTCAGGTGATCACATTTACAAAATGGATTATAGTAAAATGCTTGATTATCATATCGAGAAAAAAGCAGATGTCTCGATTTCAGTCATTGAAGTGGGATGGGATGAAGCGAGCCGTTTTGGACTGATGAACACGAATGAGGATATGCGTGTCACGGAGTTTGAAGAAAAACCACCTTTCCCGAAAAGCAATCTTGCTTCGATGGGCATTTACATCTTCAATTATTCCGTGCTGAAGGATTATTTGGAGATGGATGAACGGAATCCAGATTCGAGCCATGATTTTGGGAAGGATGTCATCCCTCTCCTCCTGGATGAGAAGAAGAAATTGATGGCCTATCCATTTGAAGGCTATTGGAAGGATGTCGGTACGGTCAAGAGCCTTTGGGAAGCAAATATGGACCTGATCGATGAAGAGAATGAGCTGAACCTGTTCGATCATGATTGGAGAGTGTATTCGGTTAATCCGAATGAGCCGCCTCAATATATTTCAGAAGATGCCCTTGTGGAGGGATCTCTGGTAAATGAAGGGTGTACGATTGAAGGAACGATTCAAAAGTCCGTACTCTTCCAGGGAACGACGGTGAAAAAGGGAGCGCATGTCAGTCGTTCAGTCATTATGCCGGACGCTGTCGTTGAGGAAAACGCCTATATCGAGCAGGCGATTGTGCCTTCAAATGTAAGGGTTCCAAAGGGCTTATGCATCATGCCGGAAGAAGGATCAGATGAAGTGATTCTCGTGACGGAATCTTTCATTGAAACGCTTCTGGAACAGGAAAGAGTGTAA